One window of the Bartonella bacilliformis KC583 genome contains the following:
- a CDS encoding DUF1036 domain-containing protein, which translates to MVYCIGCCRKSGGRDIKEQHGALQNIFLKKIRGILVNIFLLFSCLDYAQADFRVCNETQGPVGVALGYRAPSGWVSEGWWVVPTAECKTLIDGQLISRFYYMHAEDAERKNGWNGPVTMCVKDSSFLIEGVHDCFARGFQKAYFEEIDTGNQINWTVQLTESSLFDNPALNRPQVKKDPSSP; encoded by the coding sequence ATGGTTTATTGTATAGGCTGTTGTCGCAAAAGTGGAGGGAGGGATATAAAGGAGCAACATGGGGCATTGCAAAATATTTTTCTAAAGAAAATAAGAGGAATATTGGTGAATATTTTTCTTTTATTCTCATGTTTGGACTATGCACAAGCTGATTTTCGGGTTTGTAATGAGACACAGGGGCCTGTGGGGGTTGCTCTTGGTTACCGTGCTCCTTCAGGATGGGTGAGCGAGGGGTGGTGGGTTGTGCCAACAGCAGAATGTAAAACCTTAATTGATGGGCAGTTGATATCGCGATTTTATTATATGCATGCTGAAGATGCTGAGAGAAAAAATGGATGGAACGGCCCTGTGACAATGTGTGTGAAAGATAGTTCTTTTTTGATTGAAGGGGTCCATGATTGTTTTGCTAGAGGGTTTCAAAAGGCGTATTTTGAAGAAATTGATACTGGCAATCAGATTAATTGGACGGTTCAGTTAACAGAATCATCTTTGTTTGATAATCCTGCTTTGAATAGACCTCAAGTGAAAAAGGATCCTTCTTCGCCATAG
- the zapA gene encoding cell division protein ZapA, with protein sequence METISVTIDGKVYRMACDKGQEDYLTKLAAQLDQYITHLKNNFGEIGDHRLSVMAGIMILDEREEIKQEYQKLQESYATLLQQSQEQDHHIIQIIQETTKRIEKLTQELRKDAHPLNLQQESEPTDR encoded by the coding sequence ATGGAAACTATTTCAGTCACCATTGATGGTAAAGTGTATCGTATGGCTTGTGATAAAGGGCAAGAAGACTATCTTACAAAACTTGCTGCGCAATTAGATCAATATATCACACATTTAAAAAATAATTTTGGGGAAATTGGCGATCACCGTTTATCGGTTATGGCCGGTATTATGATTCTCGATGAAAGAGAAGAAATTAAGCAAGAGTACCAAAAATTACAGGAAAGCTACGCAACTCTTTTACAACAAAGTCAGGAACAAGACCATCACATTATCCAAATTATACAGGAAACAACCAAGCGCATTGAAAAACTAACTCAAGAATTACGCAAAGATGCACATCCTCTTAATTTACAGCAAGAGAGCGAGCCAACAGATCGTTAA
- a CDS encoding DUF4164 domain-containing protein, with protein MNQETTALPEVLKKLDNALKTLETTIINHNILMDKHNEWEEEIQYMNADRNRLAQELDNSEARAERLKEANKEVSRRLITAMEAIRTLLDR; from the coding sequence ATGAATCAAGAGACTACTGCTTTGCCAGAAGTGCTCAAGAAATTAGATAATGCACTGAAGACTCTAGAAACCACAATTATTAATCACAATATTCTCATGGATAAACATAATGAGTGGGAAGAGGAAATTCAGTACATGAACGCAGATCGCAACCGTCTTGCTCAAGAACTTGATAACTCTGAAGCGCGTGCAGAACGGTTAAAAGAAGCCAACAAGGAAGTTTCCAGACGGCTTATCACAGCCATGGAAGCTATTCGCACTCTCCTCGATCGATAA
- the tkt gene encoding transketolase — MMNTKQQTQMANAVRFLAIDAIEKAKSGHPGLPMGAADIATVLYTQFLVHDPKNPHWVNRDRFVLSAGHGSMLLYAVLYLSGYEDISLEEIRNFRQMGSKVAGHPEYGHAAGIETTTGPLGQGLANAVGMALGERLLNARFGDLINHYTYALVGDGCLMEGISQETIALAGHLKLHKLIVLWDDNNISIDGEISLTDSTNQEMRFKACGWNVIKVDGHNQTAIAHALTAAKKSNRPTLIACKTTIGFGAPKKAGTNKVHGAPLGEEEVAATREVLGWEFEPFMVPADILDCWRLAGLNAAKKRQEWEEKLAALPIEERVRFECFVRGDLVSNFDEVLEAYKEKLVAECPTVATRKASEMVLDVINEVVLGTIGGSADLTGSNLTKSSQMSKITADDFSGRYLHYGIREHAMGAIMNGLALYGGFIPYGGTFLCFADYMRPAMRLSSLMGLRVVYVMTHDSIGLGEDGPTHQPVEHLAALRALPNHYVFRPADAIETVECWQLALKSLKTPSTLALSRQNLPLVRREHTGNNLCLLGAYELLTDGDDAQVTLFASGSEVEIIVQAHALLEAEGIASRVVSVPCFELFFEQSVAYQNALIGNSPVKIAVEAAIRQGWERFIGQDGIFIGMEGFGASAPMDELYKHFGITCENIVTVVKEKLQKINEES; from the coding sequence ATGATGAATACTAAGCAACAAACACAAATGGCCAATGCGGTTCGGTTTCTTGCCATTGACGCAATTGAAAAAGCAAAGTCTGGTCATCCTGGTTTGCCAATGGGGGCAGCCGATATTGCGACAGTTCTTTATACACAATTTTTAGTCCATGATCCTAAAAATCCTCATTGGGTCAACCGTGACCGTTTTGTTCTGTCGGCAGGGCATGGGTCTATGTTACTTTATGCTGTCCTCTATTTATCTGGCTATGAAGATATCTCTTTAGAAGAAATTCGCAATTTTCGCCAGATGGGGTCTAAGGTTGCTGGCCATCCAGAATATGGACACGCTGCAGGTATTGAAACAACAACCGGGCCATTAGGCCAAGGGTTGGCTAATGCTGTGGGTATGGCACTGGGTGAGCGTTTGCTCAATGCTCGCTTTGGCGATTTAATTAACCATTATACTTATGCCTTGGTCGGCGATGGCTGTTTGATGGAAGGGATTTCTCAAGAAACGATTGCTCTTGCGGGCCATTTAAAACTTCATAAGCTCATTGTTTTATGGGATGATAATAATATCTCCATTGATGGAGAAATTTCACTAACCGACAGTACAAACCAAGAAATGCGCTTTAAAGCATGTGGATGGAATGTCATAAAGGTTGATGGACACAACCAAACAGCTATAGCCCATGCTTTGACAGCAGCAAAAAAGTCTAATCGGCCAACTTTAATCGCCTGTAAAACGACCATTGGTTTTGGTGCTCCCAAAAAGGCAGGAACCAATAAAGTTCATGGTGCACCTTTGGGAGAAGAAGAAGTCGCCGCAACGCGTGAAGTTTTGGGGTGGGAGTTTGAGCCATTCATGGTTCCAGCGGATATTCTTGATTGTTGGCGCTTGGCAGGCTTGAATGCTGCAAAAAAACGACAGGAATGGGAAGAAAAATTAGCTGCGTTACCAATCGAAGAGCGGGTTCGGTTTGAATGTTTTGTGCGTGGTGATCTCGTCAGTAATTTTGACGAAGTTTTGGAGGCGTATAAAGAAAAGCTTGTAGCAGAGTGTCCTACTGTGGCAACGCGTAAAGCTTCAGAAATGGTTTTGGATGTCATTAATGAAGTGGTGCTGGGAACCATTGGTGGGTCAGCTGATTTAACGGGCTCTAATCTAACAAAAAGCAGCCAAATGAGCAAAATTACAGCAGATGATTTTTCAGGCCGCTATCTCCATTATGGGATTCGTGAACATGCGATGGGGGCCATCATGAATGGCTTAGCGCTTTATGGCGGTTTTATCCCTTATGGCGGAACTTTTCTATGCTTTGCTGACTATATGCGCCCTGCTATGCGCTTGTCCTCTTTAATGGGGTTGCGTGTGGTTTATGTCATGACGCATGATTCTATTGGTCTTGGCGAAGATGGCCCAACTCATCAACCGGTTGAACATTTGGCCGCGTTGCGCGCTTTGCCTAATCATTATGTTTTTAGACCTGCGGACGCTATTGAAACTGTCGAATGTTGGCAATTGGCTTTAAAATCTCTCAAGACGCCCTCTACCCTAGCGTTAAGTCGGCAAAATTTGCCGCTTGTGCGCCGTGAGCATACAGGAAACAATCTGTGCTTATTGGGGGCGTATGAGTTGCTGACAGATGGTGATGATGCACAGGTAACTTTGTTTGCCTCAGGTTCAGAAGTTGAGATTATTGTGCAGGCGCATGCTCTGTTAGAAGCAGAGGGGATTGCATCCCGCGTGGTTTCTGTGCCTTGTTTTGAATTATTTTTTGAACAATCTGTTGCTTATCAGAATGCGTTGATTGGGAATTCCCCTGTGAAGATTGCTGTTGAAGCTGCCA